The window GTTCCAATGTCCCTTCATCCCGCTCAAAATCTAACCAAGCATTGATTATGCTCTCTGGCCAATCTTTGACAGATCCCAGTGCTTTTTGGTACAATTTACGAAGATGCTTTGTATCTCCGTAACATCTGgaacattgaataaaaatggaatcaTTGATTATTTTAGATTACAATTTAGAACAAATTGCATACAGTAACTTTTGTATACTTGGTATAAGCTGgactattatttttaatcgcaTCTGAGATAATGACGTTCTAGATCTTCTAGATGTTCCCGTAAAGAGTTTTGAAATATGATATATTACTTATCAAATCATTAAGTACCTTTCCAAACCAATATATTCCAACCAACTGGCAGCAGCTGTGGAATGTCCTTGAGAGAGTATATCAGCCCACAAGGTTCTAGCCTTTTCCATGTCATTTGCATGAATTGCTTCGGTTCTGGCCCAGTACTGCAATACCACACATCCGGGATCGCCCTCCAGACCGAATGCTTTTGCCAAATATTCACAAGCGCGATTGAATGTTTCTCTGATAATTTCCAAGAGTTTTTTCTTGTCATCTGGGAATAGATCAATCCTGCGACGTAGATACTCAAGGTAAGTCAGCCACATACTGCGATATTCTTCAGCAGATGTGAAACCAGCCATTAAACCTTTCTCCAGTAATGCCTGCACTTCGGTTAATGGTTTATCCCATCTTTCATAGGCTCTTAACCATTTTTGCCAAATTACTACATACCATGGTACATTTCTAGTAGCTCTTTCGTATAGTGGTTCCAAAATGGATtggatttttatattattttccatgtatgtaatatattccAGCCACAGCGAACCTTCCAAACTAAGCTCAGCTATGGCTCGTTCGTAAAGTATATTGACACGTGCTGGATCTCCgtgttgtttttcaaaacgtaGATATGCTTTAAAGGCATCTAATAATTCAGGCTCACCTTGAGCTGAAAtaagtttttcttcaaaagGTAAACGCAAGTTCAGTTTTGCGAACGCTCGTTCATAGCCAGTTAAAACAACATTGTCGTCTAGGGTTGCTTGTGCTCCGTCGCCAGCGCGCCACACTTCATATTCTTCATACGTTTTCTCCATGTCAAGTAGAGGACATGTTAACTGACGTCTGAATAAAGAGCCAACGCGATTTATCTGTTCTTTGCGCTCCGACTCGTTAGATGCGTCGATCTGAAAATACAAATGATTGTTCAGACTTgttgtgaaataataatcatgctacaaaatttgatttaaattaaAAGTATTGATAGATTTTGATTATTGTGTTTGATGATAGTCTTACCATTAAAACTaacacattttcaaattctctaAATGCTTCCCATATGATCGCGCCTTTGGTAACGTGCAAGCCAACGCAGGTTAATCCCCGTTCAAACAAATTTCTAACATCTGTAGCAGCGTCAGTAGCAGTACCCAAACTTCCTATAGCGAACTGAAGATATTCCAACCAAACTTCCACAgctgtaataaattgaaatattggaTCATGACATATTATGTCTCTCATctataatgaaaattagttagTTTTCGATTGAGCTACACAAGTTTTCATATATTCTTACAATTTCATTACAAtctaaatagaaaatattttttcaacaattacaGCTTGATCAAAGAGTTGATTTTTcccttataaaaaaaaaaaactataaataagAGAGCAAAAAAGTTGTAATGCACCTAGccattgcaaaaaaatttgtgtgtTCTATAGATTGTGACAGGATAATGTGAACAGTGCCTACGGTATGAATGAAACAATTGCCTTTGTTCTCTGCACTTTTATGATTACatgaataatgtgaaaaatttaggAGAAAAAGGAATTCTAAAGGATAATAAAggtgaaatacaaaaaacaaatggaACGTACAAAGATAGTCTTTTACTGCTCGCTCGCACAACTTTGTGACCGCCTCTCGTTCAGCGCTGGTTTTAACCGAGCCGATTTCGTCTCGCAACCAGGAAAGCCATAGTTCAGAACTAAGAGGATACTTGGAGCTCATAGCTTCTCTGGCACTCTTCAGTTGATCTGAATATTTCTCGCCCATCTCTTGCAATTTTGTTATCAAAGCAACATGGCAAGAATAATCATAGGGATTTTCTTCCAGCTTAGCATTCAAGAGTTTGATTTCTGCTTCGTTAGCCTCTTCGTCATCAGAATCGCTGTCGTTGTCAATATCATTGTCATCCATTCctaattctttttcaaaatctgctTCGTCTTCTATCATATTGTAGTTGGAATTATCAAGATTATTACCCTGTTCTCCATCAGAGTCCAAAAGGAAATCGCTGTCATTTTTCTCGTCTTCGCCAGGATTTTCCAACTCCATTTCATCCATTGTTAGTTATTTACGCGAGTATTATGTACGATGTATTTCGATATCAAAACCTGTACGGCTAATGATCCAATGTTATGAAAATGACCGATCTTGTATTTGCTTCTTAGAATAACATTTAGGACACGGTCAGGATCTCAGGGTGTCAAACATTGAAGGTTATGTTTTTATACATCCCGAAATTACAACGTATAAATGAGTAACATCTGCGCAGACGTCGATTGCGCATTACCGCGCGATTACCCACAAGTCGCTTCGAAGGGTTATTTCAAAAACGATTGTGAAAGttagttttaattataatGATTATAATGAAATCATAGCGAGATTACAAAGTGGATCTTGCTTTCAgcagaaatttggaaattgcGGTATTAGGACTGATAGAATTACAGAAAGAAACCTTCcgcattattttaaataatccTGACGGACTGTCATACCGATTTGTAACTTATGAAGCTTTTCAACAATCTCACGATTCAAACAATCCTTCGTAATTATCCAAAAAATAATACTGATAATTCTTTAGCACCTTGTGTGTAAAGGCCAAGTAATCAAACAGGCAGTAAGATAGTTGGTAATACATATTGTGAACGACTATTGCTTCATTTTAGGGAAGCTTTCGCAAATTTCGTACAAGTTTTGTTGCTCTCACACACGACTTATTAATGCGATGCTATAACCAATAATGCATCACAAAAAATCATCTACTTTGTACCAAGAATTTTCCTTACACACGAGTAAATTTTATATCAGtttttgtatgtatttatagTAAACTTTTCCTATCGTTTGTCTCTGcgcgaaataaatatacatctGCATACGTATTGGTATTGAAACTTTGAGTGTTATTCCCCTTACATATGGTCATATAGGTACGGCTTTTGCAGAGGAGAAAAAAGGTCAGGGGACCGGTTTCTAAACTTTTTTTAAGTCACGTGCGTCAGACTTTACGCTCCTCAGCCCAGAGCCACATTTACAGTATTTTGCGTACGGTGAAGTTGCCCACGCTTTATGTTACTACATTATTATACAGAAAGAACGTTCAACAGCAATTGTTGGTCTCAGCCGTTGTACACATAATCACATGTGTATGAATATCCATATGCATACTTCTAATGTGGTACTTCCCCAATTAGTCTAGTAATCTACGAAGTCATGTGTGAGGCAATAAGAATAAGGAAACGCGATTACGTGCACGATTTCagcttttctttttgtgttttcgCATATATCTACATAGGGCAATGCAGATATTACGTCGCAATGCATGTTCAATTAAACTATAGTGAATAGCTATAAAATGGAAACACAAAGAAACAGGACCATTATAATTAGTAATAATAGTGCGTTCGATATTTACATCTGCTTGCCCGATTACCTCGAAACACGacgcttctt is drawn from Neodiprion fabricii isolate iyNeoFabr1 chromosome 3, iyNeoFabr1.1, whole genome shotgun sequence and contains these coding sequences:
- the LOC124178803 gene encoding squamous cell carcinoma antigen recognized by T-cells 3-like, encoding MDEMELENPGEDEKNDSDFLLDSDGEQGNNLDNSNYNMIEDEADFEKELGMDDNDIDNDSDSDDEEANEAEIKLLNAKLEENPYDYSCHVALITKLQEMGEKYSDQLKSAREAMSSKYPLSSELWLSWLRDEIGSVKTSAEREAVTKLCERAVKDYLSVEVWLEYLQFAIGSLGTATDAATDVRNLFERGLTCVGLHVTKGAIIWEAFREFENVLVLMIDASNESERKEQINRVGSLFRRQLTCPLLDMEKTYEEYEVWRAGDGAQATLDDNVVLTGYERAFAKLNLRLPFEEKLISAQGEPELLDAFKAYLRFEKQHGDPARVNILYERAIAELSLEGSLWLEYITYMENNIKIQSILEPLYERATRNVPWYVVIWQKWLRAYERWDKPLTEVQALLEKGLMAGFTSAEEYRSMWLTYLEYLRRRIDLFPDDKKKLLEIIRETFNRACEYLAKAFGLEGDPGCVVLQYWARTEAIHANDMEKARTLWADILSQGHSTAAASWLEYIGLERCYGDTKHLRKLYQKALGSVKDWPESIINAWLDFERDEGTLEQLESCEAKTKEKLEMVVEERKKVQAAALPHEVTSAPAKRAGKRKPEDTGRWKNLQGSPNKQGKFEATTRPKLKESVLSVENKITPPPGYKPSKDESSTKPKLAPPPGYKSKEVEKMDEDNSRTVDERITVFVSNLDYNATEDEVRNALEPAGPITLFKMVQDFKGRSKGFCYVQLSSADSVELALKLDRTPINGRPMFVSRCDPDKTTRGSAFKYSCGLEKNKLFVKGLPLTMTKEQIEELFGAHGILKEVRLVTYRNGHSKGIAYIDFKSEVDASKALIATDGMTIEDKVISVAVSQPPERKKGSINDDVSLIKSLGGTTTSRTGSNAPKTMLSMIPRSVKPLSKNGDAGISGNVVGKESLSNADFRNLLLQNKK